In Chitinivibrionales bacterium, a single genomic region encodes these proteins:
- a CDS encoding T9SS type A sorting domain-containing protein yields the protein MLKGNPVLKRFLRLALFVFCTFIIVGFHKADAAITFDTSSAGSIALDNACEWNHQIGGGSNRILIVSVAGFDPGNPCPTAGNHAVASITYNFKNLTKITHASDCGWNGDVRAEMWYLLDADLPPTGNYEITVNFTGQVSTAQCGAISLAGVDQTGTVPEVADTAFRHTGGFTTFSKSLTTLTDGAWIVDASFPKIGTGSYVAQTPNQVNQIERIELQNSNSGIGISTREIVNAGSAAMGWNTTVSANQLAYVLAAFAPYNAPVPPSNVSIAPSDTSVAVGGTVTFRSTIGTGTQPFSYQWKRGTTVVGSNQSTLQISSAALADSGSYTVTVSNDSGSVTSPVANLTVLQGATITSGPTPVSDTLENGAGANVSFTITATGDNLTYQWRKNGSPVSGTNISGQATATLTISNVTYADSGNYSCRVYNAVSADTSGNATLNVTALIVAPSIRTSPQDQIVEEFQSIIFTVEADGSAPSYQWYHNDSLLSGATGIGYQIGIVDFGDSGYYSVKVWNSKGSDSAAAYLTVKAKPPLVNLQPADTTVAESASASFSCGATGSELRTFTWYKEGQTQSIGSGTGLTTIQLNTIPISSNNTRYRCIVTNAGGADTSNYATLHVTEKVRASFTASPLSGADSVQVVFTNTSTGYIESFVWHWGDGDSLSYVASSPPTQIAHTYRDTGTFTPYLAAIGNALSGRDTAYLADEVEVYDVGDNKLYIDTIRYISSTQIELTIAGLDSLPQGPIPPPPSQMGLWYSQNGRAGIDTALANRYATYEISALETNPVIIVSVEPPSGPADTVYGVWISPLWENGPSFYNTFNTARIKMTPPNNFTIAGSFRGNTGTLSDVQLNVADSLDMAKVTVGKASSELDTNTVEKVIIQYTNNKNQVKATDTIPIGDFRSAISGDSYIWMITDPDFYDASTGRSDTQTVTVSVWQVSYNGLVSDKKTTTFFAGWLPPVNSSKLTVDSTKATKIWLRWDAVSDIDSMRILLAGPPDSITTGRPTGGELSRYDIYYPASVSDNSMTISGLSKETKYYVAMQVQKDLLWSEITSLNLDIAETGKIDPTDIVQNTSVLDSVKFNSTTNEIDVYWTVELNPEVQLDLGVTWSLDAALAITANPDDNDNKVTESLLQSSGTKSGVFNLDLGDSLIFDTTYHIGVWLRSSQGPWAEPADNGIGQVKIPSFTWQSVSYFTSDTITAFNGNIALIKGSYSIDAPIQDSVRFYSPVSVPEGLVPVSVGFSLTKDAFQPFVIGIYFDSIPSGYSVDDLALYRDSAGVLIVQHGFQVDRPNGFVYVVTEKFVDDAGNPMPFIVMVDGAAPVVTFGSDTSAAVDAGNPLGDKISIADNTANVKWEIFYAKDNSDFHQGNSISGFSTGKASDTVMSEIPASFITEETGVRAILIVSDGVHIDTINISRRALRSNSDVIATESMAWVPLSVTADLNDSSAASSLRNLLPDEDWSYNPGNFRLFRWVQHSSNQGNEKKWVEYSDGVSGLFNFIPGRLIWIKTREAMPLGFGAGKSVSLKDTFEMVLPPEEWTDFALPFKFNIAVGDIIASTGSHGDSLQFYSWEKEVISDFNTRTERYYSEAIYIPIIEGLNDQTTEIMSQALVGHTVYNNSGQEIILRIPPVPSTMSRYASAELTKKRESPNGWNICVRATSSSGWPMSPVYCGYSDGQGSVSRGKRPPSFSKTWIGISDTTDSRIYGHAIMHRNRDDVFTYRLAFSNDGDRKEVLSCTLERNGAFPESYETRILNPSTKTWETTENLAVELESGAREYRILAAGTAEALEKYRTSMPSLQLSFVGCYPNPFVKAVRILYTLPYSGIGAMKFEIYDMRGRIVWRNDLARLTPGTGSITWVPQNLAGGIYVLKIQAFDPKGKQAGVFKTRLNYLK from the coding sequence ATGCTGAAAGGAAATCCTGTGCTAAAAAGATTTTTGAGATTAGCATTATTCGTTTTTTGTACTTTTATAATTGTAGGTTTCCATAAGGCAGATGCAGCAATTACGTTTGATACTTCTTCAGCAGGCTCGATTGCTCTGGATAATGCTTGTGAATGGAATCACCAGATCGGTGGAGGGAGTAACCGCATTTTAATTGTAAGCGTTGCAGGGTTCGATCCTGGTAATCCATGTCCTACTGCGGGGAATCATGCTGTGGCAAGCATTACCTACAATTTTAAAAATTTAACAAAAATTACTCATGCAAGTGATTGTGGTTGGAATGGTGATGTGCGTGCAGAGATGTGGTATTTGCTCGATGCGGATTTGCCTCCGACCGGCAATTATGAAATCACTGTTAACTTTACCGGCCAGGTAAGTACGGCCCAATGCGGCGCTATAAGCCTGGCAGGAGTCGACCAGACGGGTACCGTGCCTGAAGTAGCGGATACTGCATTCAGACATACAGGGGGATTTACCACCTTTTCCAAATCCCTGACGACTCTGACAGACGGCGCCTGGATTGTCGACGCATCATTTCCGAAAATTGGAACCGGTTCATACGTTGCACAAACCCCGAATCAGGTCAACCAGATAGAGAGAATTGAATTACAAAATAGTAATTCAGGTATTGGCATTAGTACACGTGAAATTGTTAATGCAGGATCTGCAGCAATGGGATGGAATACTACGGTATCTGCAAATCAGCTTGCGTATGTTCTTGCCGCTTTTGCTCCATATAACGCACCTGTTCCTCCCTCAAATGTTTCAATCGCTCCATCCGACACAAGTGTCGCTGTTGGAGGCACTGTCACATTTCGCTCAACTATAGGAACCGGCACGCAGCCTTTTTCCTATCAATGGAAACGCGGAACGACTGTTGTCGGTTCGAACCAGTCGACACTGCAAATAAGCAGTGCGGCATTAGCTGATTCCGGTTCATATACAGTCACGGTTTCCAATGATTCCGGCAGTGTAACCTCGCCTGTAGCAAACCTTACAGTCCTCCAAGGCGCAACAATAACTTCCGGCCCGACCCCGGTCAGCGATACCCTTGAAAACGGCGCAGGCGCAAACGTATCGTTTACAATCACCGCAACCGGGGACAATCTCACCTACCAGTGGCGCAAGAACGGGTCTCCGGTATCCGGTACAAACATTTCGGGCCAGGCTACGGCAACCTTGACAATTTCAAATGTCACCTATGCGGATTCGGGCAATTATTCCTGCAGGGTCTACAATGCAGTGAGCGCAGATACATCGGGAAACGCAACATTGAATGTCACCGCGCTGATCGTGGCGCCGTCAATAAGAACCTCGCCGCAGGACCAGATAGTCGAGGAGTTCCAGTCGATAATATTCACGGTCGAAGCCGACGGATCTGCACCAAGCTACCAGTGGTATCATAACGATTCGCTGCTCAGTGGCGCAACAGGTATCGGGTATCAGATCGGGATTGTGGATTTTGGCGATTCTGGGTATTATTCGGTGAAAGTCTGGAACTCCAAAGGCTCGGATTCAGCAGCAGCGTACCTCACGGTTAAGGCCAAGCCACCGCTTGTTAATTTGCAGCCTGCCGACACCACCGTTGCCGAATCGGCCTCGGCTAGTTTTTCCTGTGGAGCAACGGGATCCGAACTGCGCACCTTTACATGGTACAAAGAAGGGCAAACTCAATCGATTGGCTCAGGAACAGGATTGACGACCATTCAACTGAATACGATCCCGATATCCTCCAATAACACCCGCTACCGATGCATTGTCACCAATGCCGGCGGTGCGGACACGAGCAATTATGCAACCCTTCATGTTACCGAAAAGGTGCGTGCGAGCTTCACCGCTTCGCCGTTGAGTGGTGCAGATTCAGTCCAGGTCGTGTTTACAAATACCTCCACCGGCTATATCGAGTCCTTTGTCTGGCACTGGGGAGACGGTGATTCGCTTTCCTATGTGGCGTCATCACCGCCCACGCAGATTGCCCATACCTATCGGGACACCGGAACTTTTACCCCATACCTTGCTGCGATCGGTAATGCGCTTTCTGGAAGAGACACGGCGTATCTGGCCGATGAGGTTGAAGTATACGATGTCGGTGACAACAAGCTGTATATCGATACGATCCGCTACATTTCTTCAACGCAGATCGAATTGACAATCGCAGGTCTGGATTCTCTTCCGCAGGGACCGATACCGCCGCCGCCTTCACAGATGGGCTTGTGGTACAGTCAGAACGGCAGGGCCGGGATCGATACGGCCCTGGCGAACAGATACGCGACCTATGAAATCTCCGCGCTTGAAACCAATCCGGTAATTATCGTTTCTGTCGAGCCGCCGTCAGGGCCTGCCGATACGGTATACGGAGTCTGGATTTCGCCGCTTTGGGAAAACGGCCCAAGCTTTTACAATACATTCAATACAGCACGTATAAAAATGACCCCGCCGAACAATTTCACCATCGCAGGATCATTTCGCGGCAATACCGGCACACTCTCCGATGTCCAGTTGAATGTTGCCGATTCGCTCGATATGGCGAAAGTTACGGTTGGCAAGGCAAGCTCGGAACTTGATACAAATACTGTCGAGAAGGTAATCATTCAATACACCAACAATAAAAACCAGGTGAAAGCCACCGATACGATACCCATCGGTGATTTTCGTTCGGCAATATCGGGCGACAGCTATATCTGGATGATTACGGATCCTGATTTTTATGATGCCTCCACCGGTCGAAGCGATACGCAGACGGTGACGGTTTCGGTGTGGCAGGTGAGCTATAACGGGCTTGTAAGCGACAAGAAGACAACGACCTTTTTTGCTGGCTGGCTCCCGCCGGTAAACAGCTCCAAATTGACGGTCGATTCGACCAAGGCGACCAAGATATGGCTCCGATGGGATGCTGTAAGCGACATAGACAGCATGCGAATACTCCTTGCCGGTCCGCCCGATTCAATCACCACCGGTCGTCCGACCGGCGGCGAATTGAGCAGATACGATATCTATTATCCGGCATCGGTCTCAGATAACAGCATGACAATCAGCGGACTTTCCAAAGAAACGAAGTACTATGTTGCCATGCAGGTGCAGAAAGACCTTCTGTGGTCCGAAATCACCAGTCTCAATCTCGATATTGCGGAAACAGGAAAAATCGATCCCACCGATATTGTGCAGAATACCTCAGTGCTCGATTCGGTGAAATTCAATTCCACCACCAATGAGATCGATGTTTACTGGACGGTTGAACTCAACCCTGAAGTCCAGTTGGATCTCGGGGTCACCTGGAGCCTTGATGCCGCTCTGGCTATCACGGCTAATCCTGATGATAATGATAATAAAGTGACGGAATCGCTGTTGCAATCATCCGGTACAAAATCAGGCGTTTTCAACCTGGACCTCGGCGACAGTCTGATATTCGATACGACATATCATATCGGCGTATGGCTCCGGAGCTCGCAGGGCCCCTGGGCCGAACCTGCCGACAACGGTATCGGACAGGTGAAAATACCCTCGTTTACCTGGCAGTCGGTTTCCTATTTCACCTCTGATACAATCACGGCGTTCAATGGGAATATCGCCCTGATCAAGGGTTCCTATTCAATCGATGCCCCCATTCAGGATAGTGTGCGTTTTTATTCTCCCGTCTCTGTTCCCGAGGGTCTTGTGCCGGTGAGTGTGGGATTTTCATTGACAAAAGATGCATTCCAGCCGTTTGTTATCGGCATTTATTTCGATTCGATACCATCGGGATATTCGGTTGATGACCTCGCGCTTTACCGTGACAGTGCGGGCGTACTCATTGTACAGCATGGTTTTCAGGTCGATAGACCGAACGGGTTCGTTTATGTTGTCACCGAAAAATTTGTCGATGATGCCGGTAATCCCATGCCCTTTATCGTTATGGTTGACGGCGCCGCGCCGGTTGTTACGTTTGGAAGTGATACGAGTGCTGCCGTTGATGCCGGTAATCCACTCGGTGACAAAATATCGATTGCCGACAATACCGCTAATGTCAAGTGGGAGATTTTTTATGCCAAAGACAACAGTGATTTTCATCAGGGTAACTCAATAAGCGGGTTCAGTACCGGGAAAGCATCCGATACAGTCATGTCCGAGATACCGGCAAGCTTTATCACCGAAGAAACCGGGGTGCGGGCAATTCTGATTGTCTCCGATGGCGTTCATATCGACACGATCAATATCTCGCGCCGTGCCTTGCGGAGCAATTCCGATGTTATCGCAACCGAGTCGATGGCATGGGTTCCCTTGTCGGTTACCGCAGACCTGAATGACTCATCCGCGGCATCGTCACTGAGAAATCTTCTCCCTGATGAAGACTGGTCTTATAATCCCGGAAATTTCCGCCTGTTCCGATGGGTCCAGCATAGCAGCAATCAGGGCAATGAAAAAAAATGGGTCGAGTACAGCGACGGTGTTTCCGGGCTTTTCAACTTTATTCCCGGACGGCTTATCTGGATAAAAACCCGTGAGGCCATGCCGCTGGGATTCGGTGCAGGGAAATCGGTGTCCCTGAAAGACACATTTGAAATGGTCCTTCCGCCCGAAGAATGGACCGATTTTGCACTTCCCTTTAAATTCAATATTGCTGTAGGGGATATCATTGCATCGACCGGTTCCCATGGCGATTCGCTGCAATTTTACAGTTGGGAGAAAGAGGTGATCAGCGATTTCAACACCCGGACCGAGCGTTATTATTCCGAAGCCATATATATTCCCATAATCGAAGGGCTCAACGATCAGACAACAGAGATTATGTCACAGGCGCTGGTCGGTCATACAGTATACAACAACTCGGGCCAGGAAATTATTCTTCGTATCCCCCCGGTGCCGTCAACGATGTCCCGGTATGCATCGGCCGAGTTGACAAAGAAGCGTGAATCGCCGAATGGATGGAACATCTGTGTCAGAGCGACATCATCGAGCGGATGGCCCATGAGTCCTGTGTACTGCGGATACAGTGATGGACAGGGGAGTGTGAGTCGGGGCAAACGACCGCCCTCATTCTCAAAAACCTGGATCGGCATTTCCGATACCACGGACTCACGGATCTACGGCCACGCTATCATGCACCGGAACCGTGATGATGTCTTCACGTACCGTCTGGCATTCTCCAACGATGGCGACCGGAAAGAGGTCCTGAGCTGCACGCTCGAAAGAAACGGCGCTTTCCCGGAATCCTATGAGACGCGCATACTGAATCCATCGACAAAAACCTGGGAAACCACCGAAAATCTTGCCGTGGAGCTCGAAAGCGGAGCCCGGGAATATCGGATCCTGGCCGCAGGCACCGCAGAAGCTCTCGAAAAGTATCGCACCAGTATGCCCTCACTGCAACTGAGCTTTGTCGGCTGCTATCCCAACCCCTTTGTAAAAGCCGTGCGCATTCTTTACACGCTTCCATACTCGGGAATCGGTGCTATGAAATTTGAGATCTACGACATGCGCGGACGGATTGTCTGGCGCAACGACCTTGCCCGGCTCACCCCCGGAACCGGCTCGATCACCTGGGTTCCACAAAATCTCGCCGGCGGTATCTATGTACTCAAAATCCAGGCGTTCGACCCCAAAGGAAAACAGGCCGGAGTATTCAAAACCCGGCTTAATTATCTGAAGTAA
- a CDS encoding DUF4143 domain-containing protein — MVYESMELLCMAGLVTKVHHTAAQGIPLGAQINPKRFKAVPMDLGLHQRMLGLNLSELVTASPADLINKGCIAEVFAGLEILSNQSPHTKARLFYWHREAGSSNAEVDYVIQKGSKIIPVEVKSGKRGAMQSLNLFMNSHACETAVRLSLENVNHYKSVTILPVYLVGRLVQEYFSL; from the coding sequence TTGGTCTATGAATCGATGGAATTGCTCTGCATGGCAGGACTGGTCACTAAAGTACATCACACTGCGGCTCAGGGGATACCCCTGGGCGCGCAGATCAATCCTAAACGATTCAAGGCAGTTCCCATGGATCTTGGTTTACATCAAAGGATGCTCGGGCTCAATCTCTCCGAGCTTGTAACCGCATCGCCGGCAGACCTGATCAATAAAGGCTGCATTGCCGAAGTCTTTGCCGGTCTGGAGATTCTTTCGAATCAGTCCCCACATACAAAAGCCCGGCTTTTCTATTGGCATCGGGAAGCCGGGTCGAGTAATGCCGAGGTCGATTATGTTATTCAGAAAGGCTCAAAAATCATACCGGTCGAAGTCAAATCCGGAAAACGCGGGGCGATGCAAAGCCTGAATCTGTTCATGAATTCTCATGCCTGCGAAACAGCCGTTCGTTTGTCATTGGAGAATGTAAACCATTACAAGTCTGTCACTATTCTGCCGGTGTATCTCGTCGGGAGGCTCGTGCAGGAATATTTTTCTTTGTGA